Below is a window of Georgenia soli DNA.
GGAGTCCGTCGCCCTCGACGCCGCGGCCGCGCGGGCGCTGTGGGGCACGCTCACGGACCTGGACCTCATGGTGAGCGTCCGGACGGGGCGCCTCGCCGTGGACGACCCGCTGCTGCACATGCTCACCGACCTTCGCGGCGCCCAGGTGCGCCTGCACGACGGCATGTGGCTGCGCCTGCTCGACGTCGGCGCGGCGCTGGCCGCCCGCCGTTACGCGGCCGAGGTGGACGTCGTCCTGGAGGTGCGGGACGAGCTCCTGCCCGCGAACGCGGGCCGTTGGCACCTGCGCGGCTCGCCCGCCAGGGCGACGGCGGGGCGCACCGGGGAGCCCGCCCACCTCGCCCTCGACGTCGCGGACCTCGCCTCCGCCTACCTCGGCGGGGTGTCGCTGGCGGCGCTGGCGGGCGCCGGGAGGGTGACAGAGCTGAGGCCCGGCGCCCTCGCCCCGGCCTCCACCGCGCTCGGCTGGCCGCTGGCCCCGGCGATCAGCTGGGGCTTCTAGCGGCCGTTCTCGAACGCGGCGACGAGGTCGATCCGGCGCTGGTGGCGCTCGTCGCCGGAGAAGGGCTCCGCGAGGAAGGCCTCGACCAGCTCGATCGCCTCGTCGACGGAGTGCTGGCGCGCCCCGACGGCGACCACGTTGGCGTCGTTGTGCGCGCGGGCCAGGGTGGCCGTCTCGGTGTTCCACGCCAGCGCGGCACGCACGCCCACCACCTTGTTGGCGGCGATCTGCTCGCCGTTGCCCGAGCCGCCGAGGACGATCCCGAGGGAGCCGGGGTCGCCGACGGTGGCCTGCGCGGCGGCGAAGCAGACCGGCGGGTAGTCGTCCAGGGCGTCGTACTCGTGGGCGCCGTGGTCGACGACCTCGTGGCCCGCGGCCCGCAGGTGCTCGACGAGGGCTGACTTCAGCTCGAACCCGGCGTGGTCCGCGGCGATGTGGATGCGCATGCGGTCATTGTGCCAATACCGACGGCACCGTCGTGGCGGCTGCCCGGTCACCGTCACGGGGCGCCCGGCGCTCGAGAACCGGGCACGCGCCGCCCCGGACGGCCGCGCAGGCGCGCCGTCGGCCCGGCCCGGGGCGTTCCGCGGTGTCGGGGGGCTGCCGTAGGGTCGGAGGATGACCACGACCAACGTGAGCGAGACCACTCCCGGCATGACGGACGCGGAGGCGATGGACCCCTCCGTCCGTGTGCAGGACGACCTCTTCCGGCACGTCAACGGCACCTGGCTGGCCAAGCACGTGATCCCCGCGGACCGTGCGCGCGACGGCGCCTTCTACGCCCTGCGGGACCTGAGCGAGGTGCGGGTGCGCGCCATCGTCGAGGCGGCCGCGTCCGGCGACGCGGGCGGCGGCAACCCGGACAACGCCCGCAAGATCGGGGACCTGCACTCCTCGTTCATGGCCACGGAGCGGATCGAGGCCCTCGGCACGGGGCCGCTGCGCGCGGACCTGGACCTCCTCACCGCCGCCCTGGACAAGGACGCGCTGACCCGCGCGATGGGCACGCTGCAGCCCACCGGGGTGACCGGCGCGGTCGGCTACGGGGTCGACACCGACCTGAACGACCCGGAGCGCTACGTCGTGTTCTTCTTCCAGTCCGGGCTGGGCCTGCCGGACGAGTCCTACTACCGCGAGGACGCCCACGCCGAGACCCGCACGGCCTACGTGGCGCACGTGGCCGCGATGCTCGCCCTGACCGGTCTGGTCAGCGAGGACGAGGCCATGGGGGCCGCGGAGCGGGTGATGAAGGTCGAGACCACCCTCGCGGCCGGGCACTGGGACAAGGTCCGGTCCCGTGAGGCCGACCAGATCAACAACCCCATGGGCTGGGACGAGGTGGTCGCCGCCGCCCCGGGCTTCGACTGGGACCTGTGGCGGGAGTCCACCGGCGTGCCGGAGAGCGCGTTCGAGCGCCTCATCGTGGCCATGCCGTCCTATCTCACCGACTTCGCCCGCGCCTGGGAGTCGCTCGACGTCGACTCGCTGCGGATGTGGCTGACCTGGCAGGTGGTGCACGCACGTGCCCCGTACCTGCCGGCCGCGTTCGTCGACGAGAACTTCGACTTCTACGGCCGCACCCTCACCGGCGCGGAGGAGCTGCGCGAACGGTGGAAGCGCGGTGTCGCGCTCGTCGAGAGCGCGCTCGGCGAGGCGGTCGGCGAGCTGTACGTCGCCGCGCACTTCCCGCCCGAGCACAAGGCCGCCATGCAATGCCTGGTGGACAACCTCATCGCCGCCTACCGCGAGTCGATCTCCGCGCTGGACTGGATGGGCGAGGAGACGAGAGCGCGCGCCCTGGCCAAGCTCGAGGCGTTCACCCCCAAGATCGGTTACCCCGACAAGTGGCGGGACTACTCCGCCCTCGAGATCGACGCGCAGGATCTTCTCGGCAACGTGCGAGCGGCGAACCTCTTCGAGGAGCGTCGCGACCTGGCCAAGCTCGGCAAGCCGATGGACCGCGACGAGTGGTTCATGCCGCCGCAGATGGTGAATGCGTACTACAACCCGACGATGAACGAGATCGTCTTCCCCGCCGCGATCCTCCAGCCGCCCTTCTTCGACCCGGAGGGCGACGACGCCTGGAACTACGGCGGGATCGGCGCCGTGATCGGTCACGAGATCGGGCACGGCTTCGACGACCAGGGCTCGAAGTACGACGGCACCGGGCGGCTCACCGACTGGTGGACGCCGGAGGACCGTGCGGAGTTCGAGAAGCGGACCAAGGCCCTCATCGGGCAGTACGACGCCTACTCCCCCGCACAGCTCGACGGCAGCCACCACGTCAACGGTGCCCTGACGATCGGCGAGAACATCGGCGACCTCGGTGGCCTGTCCATCGCGATCAAGGCCTACGACATCGCCCTGCGCCAGCAGGGCCTCGACGGCGTCGCGGACGCGCCCGTCGTGGACGGCCTGACCGGGCTGCAGCGGGTGTTCCACTCCTGGGGCCGGATCTGGCGCTCGAAGTCACGGGACGCCGACGCCATCCTGCTGCTGAGCATCGACCCCCACTCCCCCGCTGAGTTCCGGTGCAACGGGGTCGTGCGGAACATGGACGCCTTCCACGAGGCGTTCGACGTCCGCCCGGGTGACGCGCTCTACCTGCCGCCCGAGGAGCGCGTGCGCATCTGGTGAGGTGAGCGCCCGGGCGTGCGGTCCGCCGCACGCCCGGACGTGCCTCCCACCAAGCGCGCCGGGCAGCCGATCCTTGCCGGCGCCCCGCGGGGTCGTCAGCCGATCCTGGTCGAGGGCCCCGGCGCGCCTGAGCGGCGCTCGAGGAGCACGGCCACGACGGCGACGCCCAGCCCGGCCAGCGCCAGGAGCGACCCGGCCCAGGCGGGCGCCAGGTAACCGAGCCCGGCCGCGATGACGACGCCGCCGACCCAGGCCCCCAGCGCGTTACCGATGTTGAGCGCGCTGTGGTGCAGGGCGGCGCCCAGCGACGGGCCCTCGCGGGAGACGTCGAGCAGCCGGGTCTGCAGCGCCGGGCCGATGAGCTGGCTGCCGACGGAGACGAGCAGCACCATCAGGTACGCGCTCACCGGCCCGCGCACGACCGCCGCGAAGGCCGCGAGGCTCACGGCCATCGCGACCAGCCCGGCGATGATCGAGCCGTGCACGGACCGGTCGGCCAGCCGCCCGCCCAGCAGCGTGCCGAGCGTCATACCGACGCCGAACACGAACAGCACCCACGGCACGTCGGTCTCGGCGATGCCGGCGACCTCGGTCATCGTGGGGGTGATGTAGCTGTACACGGCGAACATGCCGCCGAAGCCGACCGCGCCCGTCGCCACGGCCAGCCAGAGCTGGAGGGAGCGCAGCGCGGTCAGCTCGCGCCGCGCTGTCGCACCCGCGCGCACGGCCACCGGCGGGACCCAGCGCCAGATGGCCACCGCGGCGAGGACGGCCACCGCCGTGACGAGCCAGTACAGCGAGCGCCAGCCCCACGCCTGCCCCATCGCGGTGGACAGCGGCACACCGAGCATCGTGGCCACGGTCAGGCCGACCATCACCAGCGAGACGGAGCGGGCGCGGCGCTGCGGCGGGGAGACGGCGGAGGCGACGACCGCGGCGATGCCGAAGTAGGCACCGTGCGGCACGCCGGCGAGGAAGCGGGCCGCGAGCGCCGTCGGGAGCGTCGGTGCGAGCGCGGAGAGCGCGTTGCCGACGGCCAGCGCCAGGGCCAGGGCCACGAGCAGCCCGGTGCGAGGGGCACGGGAGGAGGCGAGCACGATCGCCGGCGCCCCGACGACCACGCCCAGCGCGTACGCAGAGACGAGGTGGCCGGCCTGGGGGATGGTGGCCGCGAAGGTCTCCGCCACCTGCGGCAGCAGGCCCATGGTGGCGAACTCGGTGGTGCCGATCGCGAAGCTGCCCACCGCCATGCCGAGCAGGGCGAGGGCGAGCGGGCGGGGCTGGAGGACGCCGGTGAGGGTCGGGCTCACGCGAGGTCGTACGCTGCGCGACGCACCGAGAAGGAGTAGCCGCTGGTGTCGTGGCGGCAGGACATGCCGGTCTCCTCGGAGAGGCAGGTGAAGCCGTCGACGCTCTCCTCCTGGCCGTAGCCCAGCGCGGGCGTCCCGGCGGCGTCGATCGTGAGGTCCTGGCCGGAGGTGTCGCACACGAGCGAGGACCCCTCGGCGGTCACCTGCAGAAAGTGCCCGACCTTGCCGTCGCACCTCTCGACCTCGGCGGCGGGGATCTTGTCGGCGTACTCGAAGGTGGCGATGCCGCACAGGGCGCGCTCGTCGTCGACCGTGCACGCGATGTTGCCGCTCGGGCTGACGAAGTCCCACGCCACGTCTGTGAGG
It encodes the following:
- a CDS encoding ribose-5-phosphate isomerase; translated protein: MRIHIAADHAGFELKSALVEHLRAAGHEVVDHGAHEYDALDDYPPVCFAAAQATVGDPGSLGIVLGGSGNGEQIAANKVVGVRAALAWNTETATLARAHNDANVVAVGARQHSVDEAIELVEAFLAEPFSGDERHQRRIDLVAAFENGR
- a CDS encoding M13 family metallopeptidase, yielding MTTTNVSETTPGMTDAEAMDPSVRVQDDLFRHVNGTWLAKHVIPADRARDGAFYALRDLSEVRVRAIVEAAASGDAGGGNPDNARKIGDLHSSFMATERIEALGTGPLRADLDLLTAALDKDALTRAMGTLQPTGVTGAVGYGVDTDLNDPERYVVFFFQSGLGLPDESYYREDAHAETRTAYVAHVAAMLALTGLVSEDEAMGAAERVMKVETTLAAGHWDKVRSREADQINNPMGWDEVVAAAPGFDWDLWRESTGVPESAFERLIVAMPSYLTDFARAWESLDVDSLRMWLTWQVVHARAPYLPAAFVDENFDFYGRTLTGAEELRERWKRGVALVESALGEAVGELYVAAHFPPEHKAAMQCLVDNLIAAYRESISALDWMGEETRARALAKLEAFTPKIGYPDKWRDYSALEIDAQDLLGNVRAANLFEERRDLAKLGKPMDRDEWFMPPQMVNAYYNPTMNEIVFPAAILQPPFFDPEGDDAWNYGGIGAVIGHEIGHGFDDQGSKYDGTGRLTDWWTPEDRAEFEKRTKALIGQYDAYSPAQLDGSHHVNGALTIGENIGDLGGLSIAIKAYDIALRQQGLDGVADAPVVDGLTGLQRVFHSWGRIWRSKSRDADAILLLSIDPHSPAEFRCNGVVRNMDAFHEAFDVRPGDALYLPPEERVRIW
- a CDS encoding MFS transporter — its product is MSPTLTGVLQPRPLALALLGMAVGSFAIGTTEFATMGLLPQVAETFAATIPQAGHLVSAYALGVVVGAPAIVLASSRAPRTGLLVALALALAVGNALSALAPTLPTALAARFLAGVPHGAYFGIAAVVASAVSPPQRRARSVSLVMVGLTVATMLGVPLSTAMGQAWGWRSLYWLVTAVAVLAAVAIWRWVPPVAVRAGATARRELTALRSLQLWLAVATGAVGFGGMFAVYSYITPTMTEVAGIAETDVPWVLFVFGVGMTLGTLLGGRLADRSVHGSIIAGLVAMAVSLAAFAAVVRGPVSAYLMVLLVSVGSQLIGPALQTRLLDVSREGPSLGAALHHSALNIGNALGAWVGGVVIAAGLGYLAPAWAGSLLALAGLGVAVVAVLLERRSGAPGPSTRIG